Proteins encoded within one genomic window of bacterium:
- a CDS encoding dienelactone hydrolase family protein: MCYSDGARPPLPPIGGAAADQGDFVLTAADNNRFAAHFARAAKPAGAGIVVLPDVRGLHPFYKELAQRFAEAGSDAVAIDYFGRTAGIGDRGAGFEYMPHVEKTTQEDVRADVAAAVAHLRSKDGGAVRSVFTVGFCWGGSNSWNQSAGGHGLNGCIGFYGRPERTEAFISKLQSPLLLLVAGADSTPQEAFHVFDRRLTEAKVPHEMRIYPGAPHSFFDRSFAQWTDACNDAWRRMLAFIKRYG, from the coding sequence ATGTGCTACTCAGACGGCGCTCGTCCGCCCCTGCCTCCGATCGGCGGCGCGGCCGCCGACCAGGGTGATTTCGTCCTCACCGCCGCCGACAACAACCGCTTCGCCGCGCACTTCGCCCGCGCCGCCAAGCCGGCGGGAGCCGGCATCGTCGTGCTGCCCGACGTCCGTGGCCTTCACCCCTTTTACAAGGAGCTGGCACAGCGGTTTGCCGAGGCCGGCAGCGACGCAGTCGCGATCGATTACTTCGGCCGCACCGCCGGCATCGGTGATCGCGGCGCGGGGTTCGAGTACATGCCCCATGTCGAGAAGACGACCCAGGAGGACGTTCGCGCCGATGTCGCGGCGGCGGTCGCCCACCTCAGGTCGAAGGACGGCGGCGCCGTGAGGTCGGTGTTCACCGTCGGCTTCTGCTGGGGAGGCTCCAATTCGTGGAACCAGTCGGCGGGCGGCCACGGACTCAACGGCTGCATCGGCTTCTACGGCCGGCCGGAACGGACCGAGGCGTTCATCTCCAAGCTGCAAAGCCCTTTGCTGCTGTTGGTCGCGGGCGCGGACTCCACGCCCCAGGAGGCCTTCCACGTCTTCGACCGGCGGCTCACAGAAGCCAAGGTGCCACACGAGATGCGCATCTACCCGGGCGCGCCGCACAGCTTCTTCGATCGCAGCTTCGCGCAGTGGACGGACGCGTGCAACGACGCCTGGCGCCGCATGCTCGCCTTCATCAAGCGGTATGGCTGA
- a CDS encoding HIT family protein has protein sequence MASIFSRIIDGQLPARFVWQDDVCVGFLSNRPLRPGHALVVPRLEVDHWLDLDPSLLAHLTQTAQAIGKAQMAGFKPVRIGLMLAGLEVAHCHFHVVPIRGLHDLDFGNQDPNPEAAMMDEAAATIRAELRRLGFDQAVSA, from the coding sequence GTGGCGAGCATCTTCAGCCGGATCATCGACGGCCAGCTGCCGGCTCGATTCGTGTGGCAAGACGACGTCTGCGTCGGATTCCTGTCCAACCGGCCCCTTCGGCCAGGTCACGCACTTGTCGTCCCGCGCCTCGAGGTCGACCACTGGCTGGACCTGGATCCGAGCCTGCTGGCGCATCTGACCCAGACCGCGCAGGCGATTGGCAAGGCGCAGATGGCGGGGTTCAAGCCCGTACGAATCGGGCTGATGCTGGCCGGTCTCGAGGTGGCTCACTGCCACTTCCACGTCGTGCCCATCCGCGGCCTACACGACCTCGATTTCGGCAACCAGGACCCCAATCCCGAGGCGGCGATGATGGACGAGGCGGCGGCGACCATCAGGGCGGAGCTTCGGCGCCTCGGCTTCGATCAGGCCGTCAGCGCCTGA
- a CDS encoding ABC transporter ATP-binding protein, with the protein MTPPAVELAAVSKRYGQVQALQDVSLTIEPGEVIAMLGPNGAGKTTSIGLMLGMRKPTAGRARLFGLDPRDLKARSRIGVMLQESGVPGMLRVHEIVDLFGSYYPSPLPASQAIAMAGLEEKSKSLVKDLSGGQRQRLYLALAVCGNPDVLFLDEPTVGMDVEGRRRFLEEIGQFSGQGRTVVLTTHYLEEADQLARRVVVIDRGRVIADSTPAEIKARVAGKRVSFTTTRTLTDGDLEGLPLNAKQVDSMSARLLTNEPERVLRSLFERGIEPHNLEVTGADLEEAFVAMTSHQASR; encoded by the coding sequence GTGACGCCCCCTGCCGTCGAGCTCGCCGCCGTCTCCAAGCGATACGGCCAGGTGCAAGCACTCCAGGACGTCAGCCTGACCATCGAGCCGGGTGAGGTGATCGCCATGCTCGGCCCCAACGGGGCGGGCAAGACCACCTCGATCGGCCTCATGCTCGGCATGCGCAAGCCGACTGCGGGCAGGGCGCGGCTGTTCGGATTGGATCCCAGAGACCTCAAGGCGCGGAGCCGGATCGGGGTCATGCTCCAGGAATCAGGCGTCCCCGGCATGCTGCGGGTCCACGAGATCGTCGACCTGTTCGGCTCGTACTACCCGTCGCCCCTGCCCGCGTCGCAGGCGATCGCCATGGCCGGCCTCGAGGAGAAGTCCAAGAGCCTGGTCAAGGACCTGTCAGGTGGACAGCGTCAGCGCCTGTACCTCGCGCTGGCGGTCTGCGGCAACCCGGACGTGCTGTTCCTGGACGAACCCACGGTCGGCATGGACGTCGAGGGCCGGCGGCGCTTCCTCGAAGAGATCGGCCAGTTCTCCGGCCAAGGGCGCACGGTCGTGCTGACCACCCACTATCTCGAGGAGGCCGACCAGCTGGCGCGCAGGGTCGTCGTCATCGACCGCGGCCGGGTCATCGCCGACTCGACGCCGGCCGAGATCAAAGCCAGGGTCGCCGGCAAGCGCGTGAGCTTCACCACCACGCGCACGCTCACCGACGGCGACCTCGAAGGCCTGCCGCTGAACGCCAAACAGGTCGACAGCATGAGCGCCCGCCTCCTGACCAACGAGCCGGAGAGGGTGCTGCGCAGCCTGTTCGAAAGGGGGATCGAGCCTCACAACCTCGAGGTCACGGGGGCGGACCTCGAGGAGGCGTTCGTGGCGATGACCAGCCACCAGGCTTCGAGATGA
- a CDS encoding ABC transporter permease, whose protein sequence is MSEATVPASTAPIMPMLLKQSWAEFMKLIRVPAFSATSIVLPTMFYAFIGLGQAKEPLTAGSHVTFGEYFVASMALYGVANVMVLGFGISVANERGQKQDLLMQATPLPAMVFFTAKTLAALVVAFMSLTVLCLFAYLTGGANLDASQWLTLAWRAMLCSIPFVGLGFALGYFAGPNSAPAVTNLIYLPTAFASGLFFPLRLLPGFLQHLAPYLPLYRGAQLVWDAVGAPAEGGSLTSDWIYMAAYTAAFFLLALRAYRRDQGRKFN, encoded by the coding sequence ATGAGCGAGGCGACGGTGCCCGCGTCCACCGCGCCGATCATGCCGATGCTGCTGAAGCAGTCCTGGGCTGAGTTCATGAAGCTGATCCGAGTCCCAGCCTTCAGCGCCACCAGCATCGTCCTGCCGACGATGTTTTACGCGTTCATCGGACTCGGGCAGGCCAAGGAGCCGCTGACGGCTGGATCGCACGTCACCTTCGGCGAGTACTTCGTCGCCTCGATGGCGCTCTACGGCGTCGCCAACGTCATGGTGCTCGGGTTCGGCATCTCGGTCGCCAACGAGCGCGGCCAGAAGCAGGACCTGCTCATGCAGGCGACGCCGCTGCCCGCGATGGTGTTCTTCACCGCCAAGACGCTCGCCGCGCTGGTGGTGGCCTTCATGTCGCTGACCGTGCTCTGCCTCTTCGCGTATCTCACCGGAGGCGCCAACCTCGACGCCTCCCAGTGGCTCACGTTGGCCTGGCGAGCCATGCTCTGTTCGATTCCGTTCGTCGGCCTCGGGTTCGCCCTCGGCTACTTCGCCGGTCCCAACTCAGCGCCCGCGGTGACCAACCTTATCTACCTGCCCACGGCCTTCGCCTCCGGCCTGTTCTTTCCGCTCCGCCTGCTGCCGGGATTCCTCCAGCACCTCGCGCCTTACCTGCCGCTTTATCGCGGGGCGCAGCTGGTGTGGGACGCGGTGGGGGCGCCGGCGGAGGGCGGGTCGCTGACTTCGGACTGGATCTACATGGCGGCTTATACGGCGGCCTTCTTCCTTCTCGCGCTCCGCGCTTACCGGCGGGACCAGGGCAGGAAATTCAACTGA
- a CDS encoding carbohydrate kinase family protein: MTVVCTGSIAYDYILSFKGRFKDHILPDKAHILNLSFLVDDLQKRRGGVAGNYAHNLALLGCPAAVLATAGTDATEYRDWLVARGVDCSGLRLLEGEMSATGFTTTDMDGNQLTGYYGGAMWRAATLGLDDAPAGAEAVIIGPNDPSAMKRLVNECRERKLRFVFDPAHQLPMMSPDDVTDSTRGAWIVIGNDYELELIQQRTNRDVAGLLELAEIVVTTLGRHGSRIATRDQTVDIPPAPAVLEADPTGAGDAYRAGLVAGLLRGLDLEAAGRVASLASTYVVEHVGTIEHVYTPAEFSRRYQEAFGAEMPAGFWPAVS; the protein is encoded by the coding sequence ATGACTGTCGTCTGCACCGGATCGATCGCCTACGACTACATCCTCAGCTTCAAAGGCCGGTTCAAAGACCACATCCTCCCGGACAAGGCCCACATCCTCAACCTGAGCTTCCTGGTCGATGACCTGCAAAAGCGGCGCGGTGGGGTGGCCGGCAACTATGCGCACAACCTGGCGCTGCTCGGCTGCCCGGCGGCGGTGCTCGCGACCGCGGGGACCGACGCGACCGAATACCGCGATTGGCTCGTGGCCCGCGGCGTCGATTGCAGCGGGCTGCGCCTGCTCGAGGGCGAGATGAGCGCGACCGGTTTCACGACCACGGACATGGACGGCAACCAGCTCACCGGCTACTACGGAGGCGCGATGTGGCGCGCGGCCACGCTCGGCCTCGACGACGCGCCCGCGGGCGCGGAGGCGGTGATCATCGGGCCCAACGACCCCAGCGCCATGAAGCGGCTCGTCAACGAATGTCGCGAGAGGAAGCTGCGCTTCGTCTTCGACCCCGCGCATCAGCTGCCGATGATGTCCCCCGACGACGTCACGGACAGCACGCGGGGGGCATGGATCGTGATCGGCAACGACTACGAGCTGGAGCTCATCCAGCAGCGCACGAACCGGGACGTGGCCGGGCTGCTCGAGCTGGCCGAGATCGTGGTCACCACGCTCGGACGCCACGGTTCGCGCATCGCCACCCGTGATCAAACGGTCGACATCCCGCCCGCGCCGGCGGTGCTGGAGGCCGACCCGACCGGCGCCGGTGACGCCTACCGGGCCGGACTGGTCGCGGGCCTACTGCGCGGCCTCGACCTGGAGGCGGCGGGTCGCGTCGCCTCGCTGGCATCGACATATGTGGTCGAGCACGTGGGCACGATCGAGCACGTCTACACGCCCGCCGAGTTCTCGCGTCGCTACCAGGAGGCTTTTGGCGCCGAGATGCCGGCGGGGTTCTGGCCTGCGGTCAGTTGA